Genomic DNA from Triticum dicoccoides isolate Atlit2015 ecotype Zavitan chromosome 4B, WEW_v2.0, whole genome shotgun sequence:
AGACTAGCGTTGCAAGCAATACTGTTGCAACCATCAAGAGCTACGAGGATGTGCCGGCCAACGATGAATCCTCTCTTATGAAAGTGGTCGCTAACCAGCCTGTATCTGTAGCTGTGGATGGAGGGGATGTCATATTTCAACACTACTCGGGCGGGGTGatgaccggctcctgcggaactgATTTGGACCATGGGATAGCAGCGATTGGGTATGGCATGACGAGTGATGGAACTAAGTATTGGCTATTGAAGAACTCATGGGGCACCACATGgggagagaatggttacctcagaATGGAGAAGGATATCTCCGACAAGAGCGGTATGTGTGGCTTGGCCATGCAACCTTCCTACCCCACTGAGTAGGAGTAGGAGATATACATTGCCACATATATATCTACAAATATTGCATAAATATGTGTATTTTGTATACACGTATGTATCTTCCATTACACTACCTTATTTCTTGTTTGTAAAGTCATGAATGCTCCGTGAATATACATAACAGAAGATAGATAGATGACTTCGAGCTTAAGTGCTATATGGTGATGTCTACACTAAAGTCCATCTTTTGTTTGAACCCATCTTCANNNNNNNNNNNNNNNNNNNNNNNNNNNNNNNNNNNNNNNNNNNNNNNNNNNNNNNNNNNNNNNNNNNNNNNNNNNNNNNNNNNNNNNNNNNNNNNNNNNNNNNNNNNNNNNNNNNNNNNNNNNNNNNNNNNNNNNNNNNNNNNNNNNNNNNNNNNNNNNNNNNNNNNNNNNNNNNNNNNNNNNNNNNNNNNNNNNNNNNNNNNNNNNATCAATGCATGCAGCCATCTTTATTAAAGTAACTTATTACATACTATCAAAAAAAGAACAACGATTGTTACAACTCGGGCATCACATATCCTATTACAAGACTGTCACATATCGGTTGAACAAAGCTTGAGACCTAGAGTCTAGAGTACTATCGTGCTACAGTAAGCGAAGTATGTATCTGGTAAAGAGATTGGATACTCATTGTTAAAAACGATATCCATATAGCCCAACAAAAGGCACAAATTGTGGTAAGTTGTCCCCATATGAAGCTATGTCCCCATATAGCCCCGAAAGCTATGTCCCAAACTTATTTTTTTCCCCAAACTTATTAGAAATACTACGAGGTGGTGGAAGATCGAAAGGCACACATAAACTACTCACCACATAGGGAGGCAAAAGGGCATGACAGTAAACAGGATCTTTATTGTTTCTTCTTCGCCGCAATGGCAACAATTTTAGTTGATTTTCCAGTTCCTCTTTGCGAGATTTTCTTTTGGAAGGATCGTCCCCATATGAAGATCTTAATCTTAAATGTCACCTTTGAGTTTCTAGATATGTTTCACGCCGATTGACTATTTGTATTTATCATATCGGCAGACATGAATCGACTAGGAAGACCCAAGCAGGTGGAGGCTCCACCGAACATCCGGTTCTTGGTTTAGATGCATAGGCAAACATTCCACTAACTGAGTCCACCACATCCATTTTGGACATGTGAGAGCTCGTCTAAAGCTAACATTTAGCGGTGCAATGATCACGACATCCACCACCATTGTGTGTTGTGCTTGGGCAATTTGATGAAGAAAATGATATTGTTCACCGAGGGACGAGTCCTAACAGATTGCCCAACCTTTTTTGGGTGCCGCTATTAACAGAAAGGCTGTTAACAGAAAGAAAGCATCGCATGGAAACCTAACAGAGGGGCCAGTCATTAACAGAAATTCTCATCTACTGGAATAACTCTCTTTTCAGTCATGCCTTTCCTAAAGGGAGAGTCATTAGGTACCACTCGGTACTTGTTAATGGGTTCATGTCTTCATATTCAATTGGTAGCCCAACCCCTGTAGGCGGATGACGCAGGAGACGAATAGGGAGATCGCATGATGATTGTTTTCGCAGGTCGACACTTGATCTTAAAAGAGCAGACGCAGAGTACGTAcaaatgacaataacaataatgaaAAAGTATGTATATGGCCTCAACAGCAAACACAGCTCACAGCATTCCCAAAGACAAAAAACCCAACAACAATACAGTCACAGCAGAAGATACAGAATCGCAATGCCTAAGTGCCTACCTCGCAAATAACCTTGCCTATTGTGCCTCCTCGGGTACAGGCGCAACATCAGTAGCCTCCTCAGACGGCTTGCCTGGGTCCTCGTTGATCGCCTCGTTAACGCCGAGCACCTCATCCATCAGGTCGTCTTCCGCGGCcatgtcgtccacgtccacatcatcatcctcgtcgttgCCACCGTCGGGGATCCGCCGAGCCTTCGGGCCATGCTCCGCCCTGTGCGTGTCAAGCTCCTGGTCCATTTCCTGCATGTTAGCAGGCACGTTCCCCCTCCGAGCATTCCGGGCATTCTGAATCCTTTCCAGCTGCCTCTCAACATTAGACAGATACTGCTCCTCGACTTGCTTTTGGAACTGGGACAGCTCCGTTCTGCGCACAGATTTCCATTCTTCGAATACCTGCAATGATTGATGGGAGTTAGGTTCGTTCGTCTGGATTGAAGGATTCAGATGACAACTGGTGATTTAAAAGAATATACATTATTTTGTCATGTAATATTAAAGGTGGCCCCAGGAAAACATGCTGGAAATAGGACTATTATAATTTTATGTGATGTTCTCAATACATATAATTGCATTTGGCAAAAAAatgcaagtactccctctgtaaataagtgatctaaacgctcttatatttgtttacggagggagtactaggtaaGGACTAAGGTCACCATGAGCCCTTCACCTTGGATGTGCATTGATCAAAAGAAATCACAAGGCAGCTCCTGGACAACGTGAATTCTCACATGTGCAAATGATGAACTGAAACTTAAACACACCAGAAAGCTCCCCATTAAATTTTGGAATTCATGGCATGATGATGCACTACAGCATAATTTGCAGCGGTGCCGTTATAGGTGAGTTCATACTCAATATTTTTGTGCAATGTAATTAACATTATCAAGAAAATATAATATAAAAGTAAATACCACAAGATCGTGCTTGTACTATGAAGACCAGCCACAAGCAAGTTATCATAGTTCCCAGGAGTTGTCAGGTTTCTCAAGTGATCAGGGAACTCTCACCAATCCAGACTGGTGTTCGTACTTCTCTCCTACCATAAATAATTCACAACAGAGAAACTTCCACAACTCATTGATCTGCTTAGTATTCACCACAAAGCATACAGAGGCTGCACTCTAGTGGTTGACTGGTAGATAATCTAAAAGGTAGACACGAACAGCACAGCAGCAAAGACTATTGAATCTATTGCTGACATTTTCATTCCGTGCATAACTTAAGTGTTTCAACTTCCAAATatgttgaacatgtgcagatcatgcAGGTATGTTTTGATTCGGCGGATCATAAAAAAATATTGACTTATAAGAAAATACCTTTTCCTTGTTTTGCTCAGCAATAACCGGATCATCAACTATTGGTTTAGCCGGCATGTAATAAATAGCTGGTTCAGCTTTTGTCCTGCAAATACAAATGGAATCAAACAAGAAACAAACATATATAGTATAATGAGTGGATATGGAAACCCCTATAGACATCAAACATCAAGATTTGCGTACAATCAGAAACGCATCTTCCCTCAATTTAATTGTCAATATGGATACTTTTGGACCAGGAATAAAAATAACCTGCAGCATGCACAAAATAAGAACAGACTCGTTAAAAAGCAAGTAGAATCCAACTATGCAAATAAGCAGCACAATGGAAGGAAAAGGGATAGTGATCATTTATAAAAGTCAAagtgaaaaatggaaaatgacgtAAAGCAGTGAAGTTACCTTAAGAAACTGGACAGCTTTTTGTGATGCTCAGACCACTGAATGTACAATAGCTCCAACCTCTTTTCTTCTGCCTTAGCAGCTACTCGAGCACGAAGCGTCTAAATAAGAGCATCTCAGGGTTAAATCATTTGGCATACAAACACAACCAAGTTCAATGAGTGAAATTAAAACAGATGTATGTCTCAGAAAAGTGAGTGGGAGATTACCATATCACGCCTACGCTTCTCAGCTGCTTGCTCCCGCTCTTGCTGCCGCAATCTTTCACTGTCCTCACGAGCCTTTTGATCAGCCTACATTCAACCGATCATTTCAGTATTTCCTGACATGTTAGAGCTAATATTGAGAATACCAAAAAAAAAAAGCAATATGATCATCTGCGAGGCATGTAAACTTCCAAGAGAAAACACTAAATTATTTCCCTCAGAAAAGAAATACTGAACTCCTCAAAGCTGGAAAAGATCATTGATCTCCCTCAGCTCTTAAGTTCAGTTAAGAATAGTTCAAGAATTGCTAGAGTGGCAACTGACACCCATGCTACATATTTAATATCTATTCGGATCTTCTACCCACAGGTCCTTCCCCATGTTTGACAAATAAATGATGCAACCACGCGTGTAAGATAACCAAATAAGCAAACAGTACACAGGGGAAAAAACATCTGGACACAAGACAAGTAACAATAAACATTTAAGTAAAAAAAAACTTTGAAAGTGACTAAGGGTTAATGTCAAGACCTCAAAAACCACTGCAAGCCACCTGAGTTAATTTCCATTACTGTAATGCCAGCCTAGAGGCTTCCATATAGGGCCTGGCCCATAGGCACACCAGGCAATTTTCAATATGAGAACCATATATGAGAATAACAATCTATTTAGCTCATAGCACCCCCTGTGTATTATTTGAATGGCTAATGATGAACACAAGTACAAAGTGTATAAATACAGATAAGTACCTTCTGCTGAGCCTCTGATCTACGCATAAAGGCCTCTGAGTTGGAGAGTTTTTTGTTCTCTTGCTGAAATTTCTGCATTGGCAAGCATGAGGAAGAATCAGATAAACTGAAATATTCAAAGGTGGACACAATTGACTGTGAAATCAGTTGTGTTCCTCTAAATTGGACTAACTACATTCAACATAATGAGGCATGCATAATACATGTCAAACTCCCTTGGCACCAAGCCACTCACAGTCTACGCCTCTGTTGGTGTCTTATTTGACTTGAACAGTGTTCATTCATAATAGTTAATTATGAAGTTGTGTTTCCATTAAATGTATAGCTATGCTTGTTAACTTTAGCCAGCAGACAAACTAGTGCTTATTGACCATATAGCATGCAAACACAAAGCAATTGCTATTATTAGTGCAATAGTGACATGACTTTAACACTGGATTTGCAGATATCAGGTCACATAGCTTCACATCAGGCCTCTAAAAAACTTTGCTACACACCTTAGGTAGACATCAAATCCTCAATGAATTATCTGCCCTGAGacttcagccacaagtgatctaAAAGTTTATTCAGCAGATTTCTTTTCTTTATTCAGTAGGTCACTTGTGATTTTTATGTATCTGGGAGTAGGTGCAACGAACTTATTGGTAAAATTGAAAACTGGGGGTGCAATATTAAAGTTCCTGCAGAGCAAATTGCATATGGCGACTTTCAACAAACACAAAAACGACAAGCTTACGATACAGTTTCATTGAAATTGAAGCTGTAGAGTGTGCTGGTAAAGCAATGAAGAAAATTTGTTGCAGTAGCTCCTTTTGGAAAGAATGAACAAATTTCACGTGATTAAGGAAAAGCTATAAGCAGGCAATGTTATTGAAAGTAATGGAAATTCCAAAAGATTGCCAGAAACGAAGGGGGCAGATTTTCCGGGGCACAGACTGATATATGAGGGCAATGAAGCTCACAATCTGGATGCATAAACCAGAATACCAGACAAACCAAGTGTGGGAAATCAATTAAAAGGGTCTTGAAGATTTAATGGTGTTCGGTAGTAATAACTTGAATACTTCGGATGAATcaaacaaaaaataattataaCTGCACCACCTGTAACATAACACCTATCTGGGAAATTAAGAATTTAATGTTCTCCAAGAGATTTGGATATAAAGGAGCATGGAAATTGGTTATAAACTATGCGGTCAAATAGAGCCATGCCTGACCAAGTAAagaaatctactccctccgttcctaaatatttgtctttctagatatttcaacaagtgactacatacggagcaaaatgagtgaatctcacTCTAAAATTTGtcttatatacatccgtatgtggtagtccatttgaaatatcaagaaagacaaatatttaggaacggagggagtagcaatctGTTTATCAAACCagttactccctccaatccatattatttgtcgctcaaacggatgtatctagcactgaaatacatctagatacatccgttcCAGCGACAAGTAATACGGATCAGAGGGAGTAATAAATTGCCAATAGTTACGGGATAAAAGAAATGAGGATTGATGTTGGAAGACCACAAACTGATTGAGAAAACTGCTAAGTTGATGAAAGAAGCAAGAACCAGTCTGTAGCCAAATGGCAAAATATTTTCTGCTTGATGCCAAAGTTGCAGGGCAAAAATAAAACTTCCAGGATTCGAAAATCCACTTGCCGTTTGCACTTCGAGTAAATTAGTATATTCTTACCGGATGACAAGTTAATTTACCATGTTCAACTACACAATACCCAATCCAAAGCAATCAAGAAATACTGAAACAAGAAGGAATTATCACGATTTCTAAGCACATGGACCATCTCATGATACATCAGATGAATTTGTTACCTCTAGCGTGCCAACAAGAAGCTTCCCCAGCATTCTCTTGTTCCTCCTCACCAAGCTCTGGTCCTCTTCCTTTGGAGCCGGCCTCGGGAGAGGCTCTGGCAGCTGATTATCAAGCTCCTGCAACCGAATAATGCCCATATAAGCGATCTCCCCGAAAGAAGTATGTGGAACCCATCCACaagcgcacacacgcacacatgcacacactatcTCCTCCAAAATCGCATTCCCCTTACTCACCCTTCTCGACACCCACTGGCTCCCATCCCTCCTGAACCCACCGCCATTACTGGCTCCCCTCCTCTCGCCACCTTGAGCGGCAGTTGGTCCATCCTCACGCCCCTCCGCCCCCGCATCATCCCCATTAGTTCCAGGGCCATCCACCTCCGTGCATCACGCCAAACACAGAGAATATGTTAGGGTATATTTGACAAACCAACAAAACACAACAGGATTGACGGAGAAAAAAATGACAAACGAGGGCTCTCATACTTTAACCACGGCAGACAGAAGCCGGCGCTTGGGCTCCGGCTGGTCCACCGGCTCCGGGGCCTGTCTCGCGAAGCCGCGGAGCGGGCGGGGGCCTCCGGGGCCGGGGCCGGGGCCGGTGGCGGGGGCGCCGCGTCGGAGGCCTCGGGGGTCGCGCAGGCGCTCGCTGATCTGCGTGAGGGGAGGAGAACACGAGCACAAGTAAATAGGTCAGGGGAGGCGCCTCGGTGGCCACGGAAGGGNNNNNNNNNNNNNNNNNNNNNNNNNNNNNNNNNNNNNNNNNNNNNNNNNNNNNNNNNNNNNNNNNNNNNNNNNNNNNNNNNNNNNNNNNNNNNNNNNNNNNNNNNNNNNNNNNNNNNNNNNNNNNNNNNNNNNNNNNNNNNNNNNNNNNNNNNNNNNNNNNNNNNNNNNNNNNNNNNNNNNNNNNNNNNNNNNNNNNNNNNNNNNNNNNNNNNNNNNNNNNNNNNNNNNNNNNNNNNNNNNNNNNNNNNNNNNNNNNNNNNNNNNNNNNNNNNNNNNNNNNNNNNNNNNNNNNNNNNNNNNNNNNNNNNNNNNNNNNNNGGAGGGGGAGAGGGACCTCGCGGTGCTGGCGCTGGAGCTCCTGGAGCTCGCGGCGGATCTCCTCGGCCGTCTTCTCCGCCGCGGCGGCCATCGTCGGCGGCGAAGGGGAGGGAGGGGGGGAGGGTTTGGCTGCTGCGCGAGGGAGGATGGGGCGGGCGGATGCGTTGTCGTCCGGGGGTTTGGATGCCCTAGGATGCGGTGCCTGGCTGGGGGTGGTCTCGGCCGTTGGATGGATCTTGGCGTGCCGTCTCCGTTGCCTCGCCGGGTCGGTTGTTGCGGTCCGGTCAGATCAATCCACAGTGCGAGTGCGACCAAAGTTCTAAAAAAATATTATAAtaattaaaaaattcaaaaaagtttTGAAGTCTTTATGAACGCACTAGTATACGAATTTTTGGGAATACACAAGACACTCTTCAGAGTATTTTGGCCTAAAAAAGATTGCCCTGAAGTCAAGGGGGGTTTTCTTTTCGTGGATTTTTGAACAAGTACAATGAAaagtcaagtttatttcaaaagaGAGTTCAATTTTTTTGACTTTTTATTTAATTACTATTTTTCATGTATGATGTATATACACCCatacactactagagaaaagcttatAGGTAGAACCCTATTAGTAGCGCGGTCTGGAGACCAGGCGCTACTGGTATGCAGCAGCAACACGGGTGGAGAACACGCGCTACTATTAAggaagtagtagtagcgcggtcctcCAAACACGTGCTACTATTGTTTATACATGGGCGCAGCTCCCAGGCACCACCTAGCAGTAGCGTTGTTTACCGGACCGCGCTACATGTATTGTGAGTAGTAGCAGTGGGGTTCCCTTGCTCGTGCTACTACTATGGGCACCTTATCCACCCCGTCGTTTCCCCTCCCCCCTCATTTTCCCCCTCACACTCTTGTTCTCTCTGCGCCGTCGCCACCGAGGTATCTGCGTCCCTCCCTCCTCCTACGaccgccttcctccctcctcccACTGCCCTCCTCACTGCTCACTCCTCCCActgcccctcccccctcctcccactgccctcctccagccgccctctcctccctcctcccactgccctcctccagccgccctctcctccctcctcccacaCAGCCATCCTCACTCCTCCCTCCGCCTCTTgtcgccctcctccttctcccacTGCCCtccttgaaagtgtgttatatcgactggagggggtgaataggcgatttttacaaattcgtcactgaggaatttctaggtgaagaaattcctaagtaacgacacactagcagcggaataagtactcaggtataagcataacagagcagtagcatattcatcatgatgaaatgaaaacaaacacagagtacagaaagcgtgataacaggataagcaggctgaagactatgtgactaAAGAAATagaattgaggaaatagagaaagtcttcagtcaaagtcttcgaacggtaattgtcgtggaattgtcacgtcagatgtcctcgtgaaaggacttagttgtggagccatcgcaactaggaagctcgaaggggttaatcgggacaaaggacacgagaggtttatactagttcggccccttacgatgaaggtaaggcctacgtctagttgggttggtattgatgtttcgatgaccagggagcgagatacgctatgtccggctctcgatcagttgtttcttgccctaagccgccagcaggtcgtccccttatatacacgggttgatgccccgtggcttacagagtcccggccggcttataaacagtgtccggctcggtgactagttaaatctatcttatgatacaagtcatgccattatggcggtttactacaacgggccttaagccgcctgtggACTTTAAGCCctctattgaaccgccatcttcatgctttggtcttgggcttctttctggtaagTCCTTTTTGCATAacacggcccctcctgggcggcttacacaaatagttatatccccaacattaggccccagattgatttgaacctgttcatgtcaatcttaaaataccttaagacagaaatcttcagtcttctgactgTGCAAAGGTTTTCCTTAACCCGTCATGACGTCATCTTTTGGATCCgtgttaacccgccgtgacgtcattttTTTAAACTCCTTTCTAATTCCACCATATCCTCCAACGAATCTCCGCCTTTATCGACTATTCCGAAAACCGAGgcatcggggccgctggataataactcttatctcctcgtttctcgcgccatCTCAGTTATcccctccttataaataggcgcgacctaggtCTTCCCATTCTCTCCCCTTtcagtcatcttcttcctctcgttgCTTCTCTGTcgctcaagctccgccgccgccgccgcggatctcctcgtcttcaccaactcaggccgctgcatcaacctggttggacCAGAAAAAACACGACGCCCTTCCGCAACAACCTTGCATCGGTGAGTCTTCCCTTTCCTGCTCCTTAGATCTACATTAGGACCttcgagttcttcgcgttcttgctGTTCATTAGGATCCTTTCATAGATTTCATCACCTCCGTTCTTCTTAACCTTGAAGATGATAAAAAACTGATGCGGTAGATGTTTCGCACATATTCTGAAATGCAAATGAACCCCTTTATGTCGCACAGAGGCCCCATTCGAGCCCTTGAGCTTCATCCGAGCCAGTCTTAGGTCTAGAAACTTTCCTTTTCAGAACaattgtttgatccaaaataacatCAGCaacttgtgaaatctgtttgtatCACCCGGAAAACTACTTCTGTCGGATACACTTAAACACAATTGTCCATGcagccggcttaaataaatgacatTGATCTGTAAGCCTTGTTTGCTTTTCATGACCTTAAGAAGTTTGAACTGCTTTTGACacatgtagcggcttaaatattgctgcatagtcatccttatatcattaggccccttcttaagccgccaccttgaataattaagatattttctcccgggttaaagttgaaccggaacctcttattttgtcgtaggccaactattgtcatggcacctaaggcaaccAAAGCCCCTatgacctgcaattgggtcccatccatagtcacTAAGAGTAAACTGtctgaatttgtgaagtctggccatctgccaaaaaaggaggttatgtcttatcatgcccctgacccgtctgaagagagacctcaacccaaagaagggaaggtaataatttttacggatcatatgaaccggggatttgcccctccgggctcaaaattcttcagggaggttttgaatttctttgatcttagacctcaagacattggacccaattccgtgtcaaatatttgcaatttccaagtcttctgcgaggtgtacctgggagagaagccaagtctgcttttgttcagagagcttttctacttgaaccggcagaatgaacgtgccaacgggcctagtcttgagcttggcggtatttcaattcagcggcggagagattgcctttttccttacgctgaactgccgagtcatccaaaagattggaaccagacgtggttctattgtcaggacacttcaccggctgatgagagccctctgcccggcttccgcgccctgtgccttgagtccaaccatccgctaGTGGATAAACTGACTGTTGTCGAGCGTCTtcctctcaatcccaccatcaagaagatcaaagctcttttgggaaatggcttaaacggcatcgatctggtttgagtctgggtcacttggcgagtacttccattaagccatcgttccggcttaatgtgtacttacacaggcgaaaaggatgatccgctgcgtcatagtcctgacgacttaccagatgatgtggtggatgctacgacccagtcgctgctgaaggagggcactgtaactagtaatgccttcggcttacttcccttctgcaagaagaacccggcccctgcagtgagtTATCAGTCTTAATAAATACTCCTTGTTATGTTATACCTTATTTGTACTCATAATTCTTTAtccttttccacaggccgatgacaacttctggaaggtcaaatatgaccacgaGGCTGCTAAACAAGCCATGACagccaagaaaaccgaaaggaaagccgccaaattgggaacttcaaagaagaagaaacccagcgcttcTGACTTACTCAAGTTGGACGACACTTCTTCGGATGACGAAGAGGTAACCTTTTAATTTTCTTAACTCCTTTGTCATTACTTGATTGAcattttatcctttcaggaggatacggggagcAGCCAGGCggttgacgaagaggtaactataatctcctccgactcagagcctttgccaaagcaaaaaatccgaagggtgacccggaaagtaagattttcacatcctctagcttatcaagatcctcaatttcttttgaagcaacaacagcttgagaaccggaggcagacccggaacaacaaggatgcagaactctcctccggcttac
This window encodes:
- the LOC119294763 gene encoding pinin-like — protein: MAAAAEKTAEEIRRELQELQRQHREISERLRDPRGLRRGAPATGPGPGPGGPRPLRGFARQAPEPVDQPEPKRRLLSAVVKVDGPGTNGDDAGAEGREDGPTAAQGGERRGASNGGGFRRDGSQWVSRRELDNQLPEPLPRPAPKEEDQSLVRRNKRMLGKLLVGTLEKFQQENKKLSNSEAFMRRSEAQQKADQKAREDSERLRQQEREQAAEKRRRDMTLRARVAAKAEEKRLELLYIQWSEHHKKLSSFLRTKAEPAIYYMPAKPIVDDPVIAEQNKEKVFEEWKSVRRTELSQFQKQVEEQYLSNVERQLERIQNARNARRGNVPANMQEMDQELDTHRAEHGPKARRIPDGGNDEDDDVDVDDMAAEDDLMDEVLGVNEAINEDPGKPSEEATDVAPVPEEAQ